One region of Carassius auratus strain Wakin unplaced genomic scaffold, ASM336829v1 scaf_tig00215205, whole genome shotgun sequence genomic DNA includes:
- the LOC113093968 gene encoding aminomethyltransferase, mitochondrial-like has translation MLARAFGNGLCNRLSRETRTVGLVATGRQDRQASTEVVLKKTPLYDFHRAQGGKMVEFAGWSMSVQYKDSHINTHMHTRQHCSIFDVSHMLQTKVHGRDRVKFIESLIVGDIAELKDNQGTLSLFTNTKGGIMDDLIVTKTDQGYLYVVSNAGCADKDSAHMQARLQEFKAAGHDVDLEFMEESLIALQGPSMAQVLQKGVGDDLRKLTFMTSVLTPVFGIQGCRVTRCGYTGEDGVEISVPSEDVVSLTEKLLADGEVKLAGLGARDSLRLEAGLCLYGNDIDETTTPVEASLVWTIGKRRRQAQDFPGADIIVPQIKAKTLRKRVGLISAGPPVRQHTPILSSDGRVIGEVTSGCPSPCLKQNVAMGYVEAGFSKVGTSIQVEVRKKAVQAVVSKMPFVPTKYYMGQ, from the exons atgcTTGCTCGGGCTTTTGGAAACGGCCTCTGTAACCGACTTTCGAGGGAAACGCGAACTGTCGGTCTGGTGGCAACGGGGCGGCAGGATAGGCAAGCTTCCACAGAG GTGGTGCTCAAGAAGACCCCGCTGTATGACTTCCACAGGGCTCAGGGTGGTAAGATGGTGGAGTTTGCAGGATGGAGTATGTCTGTGCAATACAAAGACagtcacattaacacacacatgcacacacgccaGCACTGCTCCATCTTCGACGTCAGTCACATGCTGCAG ACTAAAGTCCATGGTAGAGACAGAGTGAAGTTCATAGAGTCTCTGATTGTTGGAGACATTGCTGAACTAAAAGACAACCAG ggcactctctctctcttcacaaaCACTAAAGGAGGAATCATGGATGATCTGATAGTGACCAAGACAGATCAGGGTTACCTGTATGTTGTCTCCAATGCTGGCTGTGCGGACAAAGACTCTGCTCATATGCAG GCCCGACTGCAGGAGTTTAAAGCAGCAGGTCATGATGTTGATTTGGAGTTCATGGAAGAAAGTCTTATTGCTCTGCAGG GCCCATCAATGGCCCAGGTTCTGCAGAAAGGTGTGGGTGATGACCTCAGAAAGCTGACCTTTATGACCAGTGTTTTGACCCCAGTGTTTGGCATTCAGGGCTGCAGGGTCACACGCTGCGGATATACAGGGGAGGATGGAGTTGAG ATCTCAGTACCAAGTGAAGACGTTGTCTCACTGACTGAAAAGTTGTTAGCTGATGGTGAGGTGAAACTCGCTGGTCTCGGAGCCAGAGACAGTCTCAGGCTGGAGGCGGGACTTTGTCTCTATGGCAATGACATTGATGAGACCACCACACCTGTGGAAGCAAGTCTTGTTTGGACTATAG GTAAGCGTCGTCGACAGGCACAAGATTTTCCCGGTGCTGACATCATTGTTCCACAAATAAAGGCCAAGACTCTGAGAAAGAGAGTGGGACTGATCTCCGCAGGACCACCTGTCAGACAGCACACACCAATCCTGTCATCTGACGGCAGGGTTATAG GGGAGGTCACCAGTGGATGCCCATCTCCCTGCCTCAAACAAAATGTTGCCATGGGCTATGTGGAAGCTGGCTTCAGTAAAGTGGGCACATCAATCCAGGTGGAAGTGAGGAAGAAAGCAGTGCAGGCAGTGGTCAGCAAGATGCCATTCGTGCCCACCAAGTACTACATGGGCCAGTAG